The following proteins are encoded in a genomic region of Aethina tumida isolate Nest 87 chromosome 8, icAetTumi1.1, whole genome shotgun sequence:
- the LOC126266418 gene encoding uncharacterized protein LOC126266418 — MSSYNQVFEVHRKPRYDETIQKMETRTYYPYIKSFNNNDVIEISINQRDSWVLMHEAAIVIEGKLRRDGGEGEVSLVNNAGAFMFDNITYELNGKEVDSVRTPGIVSTIRGYLCYNQMDSNILSTAGWCYPNNLVATKNKSTFVLRIPLHHLFGLFIDYKLAQFGKHTLRLVRARSDLDAIVCKSLKDTAPTSGIIKMTNICLKAPIVVPNDMLKIKLLDSIKNDKPILLPFRRWEYHELPQLATGSTKEIWGVKTCTAVESPRFVIVAFQSDKRENDSVDTTVFVNMHASEVRVVLNGEYYPAERQGLNFAKHSYTESHYNYTQFFNNFKHDASQAKQPLLDYSTFKDNTIFVIDCSKRNTALKLGTIDVKLEIESRVAFPQKTKAYCVIVHDCVLEYLPLSEIVRTVT, encoded by the coding sequence ATGTCGTCGTACAATCAGGTGTTCGAGGTCCACCGCAAACCACGGTACGacgaaacaattcaaaaaatggaaaCTCGCACCTATTACCCATACATAAAAtcgttcaataataatgaCGTTATTGAAATCTCCATAAACCAGAGGGATTCCTGGGTACTGATGCACGAGGCGGCAATTGTGATTGAAGGGAAGCTGAGAAGAGATGGTGGTGAAGGTGAAGTTTCACTGGTCAACAATGCTGGTGCATTTATGTTTGACAATATCACGTACGAACTAAACGGAAAAGAAGTGGACTCTGTTCGTACACCGGGAATCGTCTCCACAATTAGAGGATATCTTTGTTACAATCAAATGGATAGCAATATTTTGAGTACGGCAGGATGGTGTTACCCAAACAATCTAGTTGCGACCAAGAACAAGTCAACGTTTGTTTTAAGAATACCACTGCATCATCTGTTTGGTCTATTTATCGACTATAAACTAGCTCAATTTGGTAAACACACCTTAAGATTGGTCAGAGCTCGAAGCGATCTAGATGCTATTGTGTGTAAATCCTTGAAAGATACAGCACCCACCTCAGGTATCATCAAAATGACCAACATTTGTCTAAAAGCACCCATTGTTGTTCCAAATGAcatgctgaaaataaaattgttggattcgataaaaaatgataaacctATACTTTTACCATTCAGAAGATGGGAATATCATGAACTGCCACAATTAGCAACTGGATCAACGAAGGAAATTTGGGGTGTGAAAACATGTACAGCTGTGGAGAGTCCACGATTTGTAATTGTTGCTTTTCAATCGGACAAAAGAGAAAATGATTCGGTTGATACGACCGTCTTTGTTAATATGCACGCCTCGGAAGTACGGGTCGTGTTGAACGGTGAATATTATCCAGCTGAACGACAGGGTTTGAATTTTGCCAAACACAGTTATACCGAATCACATTACAACTATACtcagttttttaacaatttcaaacatGATGCATCCCAAGCAAAGCAACCTCTACTCGATTATTCAACGTTTAAGGATAATAccatatttgttattgattgCTCCAAAAGAAATACAGCACTGAAACTGGGTACTATAGatgttaaattggaaattgaatcGAGGGTCGCATTTCCCCAGAAAACAAAGGCATATTGCGTAATCGTGCACGACTGTGTTTTGGAGTATCTACCGCTAAGTGAAATTGTACGCACTGtgacttaa
- the LOC126266417 gene encoding uncharacterized protein LOC126266417 → MALAKLPKAFGLAGNFKKGYFPHLFNTLENQQYVGPLPSAEFYGPNQMKPEDRHTFLNWHQEHQNDVFNFQEEIVAYCKSDVEILMRACLSFRSMLLNECKVCPFTEATTIASACNKVFARNYLEADTIAVIPRGGYRLADNQSVIALQWLLWEENVRGITIHHAGTGREHLVGGGLKVDGFNEEQRQVFEFHGCYFHGCTSCFKFHRDTSIGGDKMDTMRNRYEATTIKTTRLRNLGFEVIEMWECNFRALLKQSCEVRDFVENHPVLATSPLNPRDGFYGGRTGNTVTYYKCNEGERIKYIDVCSLYPFVCKYGRFPLGHPTIYVGSAARDIDLSTVDGMVKCKILPPAQLYHPVLPVRMKGKLMFALCNSCGESSQQRECCHTEEERLFTGTWVIAEVLKALEKGYRIVEVFEVWTYETRQYNHAAGQPGLFTEMMNKFIKIKQEASGWPADCINDVVKQQQYLVDFEEAEKVKLTPERIENNPGLRSLAKLMLNSFWGKFGQRENQPQTTIVNDPQECFDLLAHPSKNVNSITPVNEQTVVINWEYADEAVESLPTVNVVIAAFVTAQARLKLYEYLEMLDTRVLYYNTDSVIYVSSNHFPDPPTGKFIGDMTDELEVYGIGSYITEFVSGGPKNYAYSVWSTTKQCIEHRGGVCSLADKGQQPPKQMGGTCRQGRDVTPTLFVSSAPLAPEGRGES, encoded by the coding sequence atggcTCTGGCAAAGCTACCTAAAGCTTTCGGCCTTGCTGGAAACTTTAAGAAGGGTTATTTTCCACACTTGTTTAATACCCTGGAAAATCAGCAATACGTGGGTCCTTTACCATCTGCTGAATTTTACGGTCCGAATCAAATGAAGCCCGAGGACCGACATACGTTTTTAAACTGGCATCAAGAGCATCAgaatgatgtttttaatttccaggAGGAAATCGTCGCATATTGCAAGTCGGACGTGGAAATACTAATGAGAGCCTGTCTTTCATTTAGGTCGATGCTTCTTAACGAGTGTAAGGTTTGTCCATTCACCGAAGCAACAACAATAGCATCAGCGTGTAATAAGGTGTTTGCACGAAACTATCTGGAAGCCGATACAATCGCCGTTATTCCCCGTGGTGGTTACCGATTGGCTGATAATCAATCGGTTATCGCTTTACAATGGTTGTTGTGGGAGGAGAACGTACGAGGAATCACCATACACCACGCCGGTACAGGTCGAGAACACCTAGTAGGAGGAGGACTCAAAGTTGACGGTTTTAACGAGGAGCAGCGTCAGGTATTCGAGTTTCACGGTTGTTACTTCCATGGATGCACCAGCTGTTTCAAATTTCACCGAGACACATCGATTGGAGGAGATAAAATGGATACCATGCGAAATCGTTACGAGGCCACCACCATTAAAACGACTCGACTTCGCAACCTGGGATTTGAAGTCATCGAAATGTGGGAATGTAACTTCCGCGCATTATTAAAACAGAGTTGTGAAGTACGTGATTTTGTCGAAAACCATCCCGTGTTGGCAACATCACCATTGAATCCTCGTGACGGTTTTTATGGAGGCCGAACCGGAAACACTGTTACATACTACAAATGTAACGAGGGTGAGCGCATCAAATACATCGATGTATGTTCGTTGTACCCTTTTGTGTGCAAGTACGGCCGATTTCCTCTAGGACACCCCACAATTTATGTAGGATCTGCAGCCCGGGACATTGATTTATCCACCGTAGATGGCATggtgaaatgtaaaattttaccacCCGCGCAGTTGTACCACCCCGTTCTCCCTGTCAGGATGAAGGGAAAGTTAATGTTCGCCCTTTGCAACAGCTGTGGTGAAAGTTCACAGCAGCGTGAGTGTTGCCATACGGAGGAAGAACGATTGTTCACAGGGACATGGGTAATTGCAGAAGTCCTGAAAGCATTGGAAAAAGGCTACAGGATTGTGGAAGTGTTTGAAGTGTGGACATACGAAACGCGTCAATACAACCATGCGGCGGGTCAGCCGGGTTTATTCACAgaaatgatgaataaattcatcaaaattaaacaggaaGCCTCCGGCTGGCCCGCGGATTGCATAAACGATGTggtgaaacaacaacaatatctGGTGGATTTTGAAGAAGCTGAAAAAGTGAAGCTAACACCGGAACGCATCGAAAATAACCCTGGTCTTCGATCCCTCGCcaaattaatgttgaattcGTTCTGGGGAAAGTTTGGACAACGTGAAAACCAACCACAAACAACCATCGTCAACGATCCTCAGGAATGCTTTGATCTCCTTGCGCATCCGTCGAAGAATGTCAACAGTATAACTCCTGTGAATGAACAAACTGTTGTAATCAACTGGGAGTACGCCGACGAGGCTGTGGAATCTCTGCCTACTGTGAATGTGGTAATTGCAGCTTTTGTTACAGCACAGGCCCGTTTGAAGTTGTACGAATATCTAGAGATGTTGGATACACGTGTTTTATACTACAACACCGATTCCGTTATCTATGTGTCAAGCAACCATTTTCCAGATCCCCCGACTGGAAAATTCATTGGGGACATGACCGATGAGCTGGAGGTATACGGTATCGGTTCCTACATCACGGAATTTGTTTCGGGCGGGCCGAAAAATTACGCATACTCGGTGTGGTCAACGACGAAGCAGTGTATCGAACAT